One genomic segment of Hevea brasiliensis isolate MT/VB/25A 57/8 chromosome 3, ASM3005281v1, whole genome shotgun sequence includes these proteins:
- the LOC110671211 gene encoding phospholipid-transporting ATPase 1, translating into MTSGQPLLQSSDPSASSQPCPSCGFGSLGCLCSNDSFSSSIINDPQGNLFGLDCLEKGDKDLSVGDTRFHSSVGESFGSVETTQQFHSVETPRIERLSLECPTHENKRLVSWGAMELPHSNSSNTPSASFEISRGSSVVHAKVGSRALSSLHDNKSQRKSRHKSSQFDDNVLCEEDARFIYINDPRRTNDKYEFTGNEIRTSKYTLITFLPKNLFIQFHRVAYLYFLAIAALNQLPPLAVFGRTVSLFPLLFVLCVTAIKDGYEDWRRHRSDRNENNREALVLQSGHFQHKRWKKIRAGEVVKICADETIPCDMVLLGTSDPSGIAYIQTMNLDGESNLKTRYARQETSSALSEGCTISGLIRCERPNRNIYEFTANMEFNRHKFSLSQSNIVLRGCQLKNTDWIIGVVVYAGQETKAMLNSAASPSKRSKLESYMNRETLWLSIFLFIMCLVVALGMGLWLARYKDQLDTLPYYRKTYFTHGKDYGKRYKYYGIPMEIFFSFLSSIIVFQIMIPISLYITMELVRLGQSYFMIGDRHMYDYSSGSRFQCRSLNINEDLGQVRYIFSDKTGTLTENKMEFQRASVYGKNYGGSLVAADQLQKENLSAAAAHRRWKLKSSIAVDPKLMRLLHKDSVGDERIAVHEFFLTLAACNTVIPIRTCDRSSSCAESQCHEDVETIEYQGESPDEQALVAAASAYGYTLFERTSGHIVIDVNGEKLRFDVLGLHEFDSLRKRMSVVIRFPNDDVKVLVKGADTSMFSILAKDNERDHHVRHATQCHLTEYSSQGLRTLVVAARDLSEAELELWQCRFDDASTSLTDRATKLRQTAALIECDLNVLGATGIEDKLQDGVPEAIESLRQAGIKVWVLTGDKQETAISIGLSCKLLTMDMEQIIINGNSENECRKLLADAKAKHGVKTSDGGNRNLKCNKNAEIDYLEISEGKKEGIVKVPLALIIDGNSLVYILEKDLESELFDLATSCKVVLCCRVAPLQKAAIVDLIKSRTDDMTLAIGDGANDVSMIQMADVGVGICGQEGRQAVMASDFAMGQFRFLNRLLLVHGHWNYQRIGYLVLYNFYRNAVFVLMLFWYILCTAFSTTSALTDWSSVFYSVIYTSVPTIVVGTLDKDLSHRTLLQYPKLYGAGYRQEAYNMHLFWITMADTLWQSLVLFSIPLFIYKESTIDIWSMGSLWTIAVVILVNIHLAMDVQRWVFITHVAVWGSVIITFACMVVLDSIPVFPNYGTIYHLAKSPTYWLTILLIIVIALLPRFLFKVVHQIFWPSDIQIAREAEILRRGPDHLRPRLDGRSS; encoded by the exons ATGACTTCTGGCCAGCCATTGCTGCAGTCATCAGATCCCTCTGCGTCCTCACAGCCTTGCCCCTCTTGCGGATTTGGCTCCTTGGGTTGTCTCTGCTCCAATGATTCTTTCAGTTCTTCGATTATTAATGATCCTCAAGGCAATCTTTTTGGTTTAGATTGTTTGGAGAAGGGTGACAAAGATCTCTCCGTTGGAGACACCAGATTCCATAGTTCAGTTGGAGAAAGTTTTGGTTCTGTTGAAACAACGCAGCAATTCCATTCTGTTGAGACTCCACGCATTGAGCGGCTTTCATTGGAATGCCCCACGCACGAGAATAAACGCCTGGTATCGTGGGGTGCAATGGAACTGCCGCATAGCAACAGTAGTAACACACCTTCTGCCAGCTTTGAAATTTCTAGGGGTTCATCTGTTGTACATGCCAAGGTGGGCTCTAGGGCTTTATCTTCACTTCATGATAACAAGTCTCAGAGGAAGAGCCGCCACAAAAGTTCGCAGTTTGATGATAATGTATTGTGTGAAGAAGATGCCAGGTTCATCTACATCAATGATCCTAGAAGAACCAATGACAAGTATGAGTTCACAGGGAATGAAATTCGAACAAGCAAGTATACGTTGATTACCTTCTTGCCCAAAAATCTTTTCATTCAGTTCCATCGGGTGGCTTATTTGTATTTCCTGGCTATTGCTGCTCTCAATCAACTTCCTCCTCTTGCAGTGTTTGGGAGAACTGTGTCCCTTTTTCCTCTCTTGTTTGTGCTTTGTGTCACAGCTATTAAAGATGGCTATGAGGATTGGCGGAGGCATAGATCAGACCGCAATGAGAACAACAGAGAGGCTCTAGTGCTACAATCTGGCCACTTCCAACATAAAAGATGGAAAAAGATACGAGCTGGTGAAGTGGTGAAGATCTGTGCTGATGAGACAATTCCTTGTGACATGGTTTTACTAGGGACTAGTGATCCTAGCGGTATCGCTTACATCCAAACAATGAATTTGGATGGTGAGTCAAACTTGAAGACAAGGTATGCCAGGCAGGAAACATCTTCAGCTTTATCTGAAGGTTGTACAATTTCAGGGTTGATCAGATGTGAACGACCTAACAGGAATATTTATGAGTTCACGGCCAATATGGAATTCAATAGGCATAAGTTTTCCCTCAGCCAATCAAACATTGTTTTGCGTGGTTGTCAGCTAAAGAACACTGATTGGATAATTGGTGTTGTGGTGTATGCTGGACAGGAAACAAAAGCAATGTTGAATAGTGCAGCATCTCCTTCCAAGAGAAGCAAACTGGAAAGTTACATGAACCGGGAAACACTATGGTTgtctatttttcttttcatcatgtGTCTAGTTGTGGCACTCGGAATGGGCCTTTGGCTTGCACGCTACAAGGACCAGCTTGATACCTTGCCTTATTACAGAAAGACATACTTCACTCATGGGAAGGATTATGGGAAGAGATACAAATATTATGGAATACCCATGGAGATTTTCTTCTCGTTTTTGAGTTCTATTATAGTGTTTCAGATAATGATTCCAATATCTCTTTATATTACAATGGAGTTGGTTCGTTTAGGACAGTCCTATTTCATGATTGGAGACAGGCATATGTATGATTATAGTTCTGGCTCAAGGTTTCAGTGCAGATCATTGAATATAAATGAGGACTTGGGTCAGGTACGCTATATCTTTTCAGACAAAACGGGGACACTTACTGAGAACAAAATGGAATTCCAGAGAGCAAGTGTATATGGGAAAAATTATGGTGGATCCTTGGTTGCGGCTGATCAGTTGCAGAAAGAGAACCTTTCGG CTGCAGCTGCACACAGGAGATGGAAACTTAAATCCTCAATTGCTGTTGATCCTAAACTCATGAGGTTGTTGCACAAGGACTCGGTTGGAGATGAGAGGATTGCTGTGCATGAGTTTTTCCTTACACTGGCTGCATGTAATACCGTTATCCCTATTCGTACCTGTGATAGATCTTCTAGTTGTGCCGAGAGCCAATGTCATGAAGATGTAGAAACTATTGAATATCAGGGTGAATCTCCTGATGAACAAGCACTAGTTGCTGCAGCCTCTGCTTATGGATATACTCTCTTTGAACGCACATCTGGGCACATAGTGATTGATGTTAATGGTGAGAAACTAAG GTTTGACGTATTGGGCTTGCATGAATTTGATAGTTTGCGGAAAAGAATGTCTGTTGTCATTAGATTTCCCAACGATGATGTTAAGGTGTTGGTGAAAGGTGCTGATACTTCCATGTTCAGTATTTTGGCCAAAGACAATGAGAGGGATCATCATGTAAGGCATGCAACACAATGTCATTTGACTGAATATTCATCACAAGGTCTACGTACACTTGTGGTTGCTGCAAGAGATCTTTCAGAGGCAGAACTTGAGCTGTGGCAATGCAGGTTTGATGATGCAAGCACTTCTTTGACTGACAGAGCTACAAAACTACGTCAAACAGCAGCTCTTATAGAATGTGATTTAAATGTACTTGGGGCTACTGGAATTGAAGACAAGCTACAAGATGGTGTACCAGAAGCCATTGAATCTCTCCGGCAAGCAGGTATCAAGGTATGGGTTCTGACTGGAGATAAGCAAGAGACAGCAATTTCTATTGGGCTTTCCTGCAAACTTCTGACAATGGATATGGAGCAAATAATTATAAATGGCAATTCAGAGAACGAATGCAGAAAACTTTTGGCTGATGCCAAGGCCAAGCATGGTGTGAAAACATCAGATGGAGGAAACcgcaatttaaaatgcaataagaaTGCTGAAATTGACTACCTTGAGATATCTGAAGGGAAGAAAGAAGGAATTGTGAAAGTGCCACTAGCACTTATAATTGATGGGAATAGTTTGGTGTACATTTTGGAGAAAGATCTAGAATCAGAG CTTTTCGACCTTGCAACTTCCTGTAAGGTTGTGCTTTGCTGTCGTGTTGCTCCATTGCAGAAGGCAGCAATTGTTGATCTAATCAAGAGCCGTACTGATGACATGACACTGGCCATAGGTGATG GGGCCAATGATGTTTCAATGATCCAAATGGCGGATGTTGGTGTTGGAATATGTGGTCAGGAAGGGCGTCAAGCAGTGATGGCATCTGATTTTGCTATGGGACAGTTTCGATTTCTGAACAGATTACTTTTGGTGCATGGACACTGGAATTATCAACGCATTGGTTATTTGGTTCTGTACAACTTTTACCGAAATGCTGTTTTCGTATTAATGCTGTTCTG GTATATATTGTGTACAGCTTTTTCAACAACTTCAGCATTGACAGATTGGAGTAGTGTTTTTTATTCTGTTATCTATACTTCTGTTCCCACCATTGTCGTCGGTACTCTGGACAAGGATTTAAGCCATCGGACACTATTGCAGTATCCTAAACTTTATGGTGCAGGGTATCGACAAGAGGCTTACAACATGCACCTCTTCTGGATCACAATGGCTGATACACTATGGCAGAGTCTAGTCCTCTTCAGTATACCTTTATTCATTTACAAAGAGAGCACAATTGATATATGGAGCATGGGCAGTTTATGGACAATAGCAGTTGTTATCCTTGTTAATATACACTTGGCAATGGATGTCCAACGTTGGGTTTTTATTACTCATGTTGCTGTTTGGGGGTCAGTGATCATTACATTTGCCTGTATGGTGGTATTGGATTCTATACCCGTCTTTCCGAATTATGG GACTATTTATCATCTGGCTAAGTCACCAACCTATTGGCTCAccatcttgctcataatagtcatTGCATTGCTTCCTCGCTTTCTTTTTAAAGTAGTACATCAGATTTTTTGGCCTTCAGATATCCAGATAGCCAGAGAAGCTGAGATTCTGAGAAGAGGTCCTGATCATTTGAGGCCGAGACTTGATGGACGTTCCAGTTGA